A stretch of Microbulbifer bruguierae DNA encodes these proteins:
- a CDS encoding DUF4242 domain-containing protein has product MRNSLSAFILMLASTAAFAGESHQYIIERTIPGAQNLTPAELKSISQKSRAVLESLGPEIVWQQSYVAEDKFYCVYEAPNKEIIAKHAKLGGFPADKIVEVSGIIGPQTAAQ; this is encoded by the coding sequence ATGCGTAATTCACTGAGCGCCTTCATTCTGATGCTTGCCAGCACTGCGGCCTTTGCCGGCGAAAGCCACCAGTACATCATCGAGCGCACCATTCCCGGCGCACAAAATCTGACTCCCGCGGAACTGAAATCCATCTCGCAAAAATCCCGTGCAGTGCTGGAATCTCTCGGCCCGGAAATTGTGTGGCAGCAAAGTTACGTGGCCGAGGACAAGTTCTACTGTGTGTATGAAGCCCCCAACAAGGAAATCATCGCCAAGCACGCCAAGCTGGGCGGATTTCCCGCTGACAAGATTGTGGAGGTCAGCGGTATTATCGGTCCGCAGACCGCTGCGCAGTAA
- a CDS encoding ComF family protein, with protein sequence MLSQLGRLLERLERQLEQQLCRCLLCSARINGSDIDGNDDVSAGICAPCHRDLPSIDHACQRCALPLINRAERECPRCLQQPPSHQYSHACWVYAYPVAQLIQRFKYQRDFAPGRTLAELAASRLRPQESLPDLLVPVPLHWRRQLGRGYNQAQLVADIFGRHWRIPVAPGALRKNSATGSQQGLRRAERLKNLARSFTAGPRVRGLHVGLVDDVITTGATLEAATQSLLAAGARQVSVFALARTP encoded by the coding sequence ATGCTGAGCCAGCTTGGACGCCTGTTAGAGCGACTAGAACGACAACTGGAACAACAGCTTTGCCGCTGCCTGCTGTGCAGTGCCCGTATCAATGGTAGTGATATCGACGGCAACGATGATGTCAGTGCCGGCATTTGCGCACCCTGCCACCGGGATCTGCCCAGCATCGACCACGCCTGCCAGCGCTGTGCATTGCCGCTGATAAATCGGGCTGAGCGGGAGTGTCCCCGCTGCCTGCAGCAGCCGCCATCCCACCAGTACAGCCACGCCTGCTGGGTTTACGCCTATCCGGTGGCGCAGCTGATCCAGCGCTTCAAGTACCAGCGGGACTTCGCCCCCGGGCGCACCCTGGCCGAGCTCGCCGCATCCCGTCTGCGACCCCAGGAATCCCTACCCGATCTGTTGGTTCCGGTACCCCTGCACTGGCGCCGCCAGCTCGGCCGCGGCTATAACCAGGCCCAGCTGGTCGCGGATATTTTCGGCCGCCACTGGCGGATTCCGGTTGCTCCTGGAGCCCTGCGCAAAAACTCTGCAACCGGCAGCCAGCAGGGGCTGCGCCGCGCTGAGCGCCTGAAAAACCTGGCCCGCAGTTTCACCGCCGGCCCCCGGGTGCGGGGACTACACGTGGGACTGGTGGACGATGTCATCACCACCGGCGCCACCCTGGAAGCCGCCACCCAGTCCCTGCTGGCCGCAGGGGCCAGGCAAGTCAGTGTTTTCGCCCTGGCCAGAACCCCCTAG
- the bioF gene encoding 8-amino-7-oxononanoate synthase, which yields MTSLSDFLQARLSERRAQQLYRSHKTLAAAPGPVALVDGCELITFSSNDYLGLATRPEVIAAQQRGAALGAGATASHLVNGHFEIHQQLQHKIAEVTGREAALLFGSGYMANVGIINALVGRGDVVVQDKLNHASLIDGGLISGAQLLRFAHSDVAALERQLRRARAAGDGKILLAVDGVYSMDGDIAPLAEMAALCGKYDAWLMVDEAHGFGVTGSKCCPCAGSAAAAGLDQDSAPIVMGTLGKAAGNGGAFVAGSQALIDYLTQFARTYIYTTGMPPAVAAGCLRALELMQQEPLRQTLDQRIDYFRRRAAVLQLPLQQSTSAIQPLVLGCEQSVLAVAEQLRNSGYLVGAIRPPTVPAGTARLRITLSAAHSEAQIEGLLRALVSALRSVEVTA from the coding sequence TTGACCAGCCTATCGGATTTCCTGCAAGCGCGCCTGTCAGAGCGCCGGGCGCAGCAGTTGTATCGCAGCCACAAAACCCTTGCCGCTGCGCCCGGGCCTGTGGCACTGGTAGACGGGTGCGAGCTGATCACTTTCAGCAGCAACGACTATCTCGGCCTCGCCACCCGCCCGGAAGTGATTGCCGCTCAGCAACGGGGTGCCGCATTGGGCGCGGGTGCCACTGCTTCTCATTTGGTGAATGGTCATTTCGAAATCCATCAGCAGTTGCAGCATAAAATCGCTGAGGTGACCGGGCGCGAAGCGGCGTTGTTGTTTGGCAGTGGCTATATGGCCAACGTCGGCATCATCAATGCGCTGGTCGGGCGCGGTGATGTGGTGGTGCAGGACAAGCTCAATCACGCATCCCTGATCGACGGTGGACTTATTTCCGGTGCGCAGTTGTTGCGCTTTGCCCACAGCGATGTCGCCGCACTGGAACGACAGTTGCGGCGCGCGCGTGCTGCAGGAGATGGCAAAATCCTGCTGGCGGTGGACGGTGTGTACAGCATGGATGGCGACATTGCGCCGCTGGCGGAAATGGCGGCGCTGTGTGGAAAGTACGACGCCTGGCTGATGGTGGACGAAGCCCACGGTTTCGGGGTTACGGGCAGTAAATGCTGTCCGTGCGCGGGTAGCGCAGCCGCTGCCGGTCTGGATCAGGACTCTGCACCCATCGTGATGGGCACGCTGGGCAAGGCGGCGGGTAACGGCGGCGCCTTTGTCGCCGGCTCACAGGCATTGATCGATTATCTCACCCAATTTGCCCGCACCTATATCTACACCACTGGTATGCCGCCTGCCGTCGCCGCGGGCTGCCTGCGCGCTCTGGAACTGATGCAGCAGGAGCCCCTGCGGCAGACGCTGGATCAGCGTATCGACTATTTCCGCCGTCGCGCTGCGGTACTACAGCTGCCCCTGCAGCAATCCACCAGCGCGATCCAGCCCCTGGTGCTTGGCTGCGAGCAATCTGTGCTGGCGGTGGCTGAACAATTGCGCAACTCGGGTTATCTGGTCGGGGCCATCCGTCCGCCGACCGTACCCGCCGGCACCGCGCGCTTGCGTATTACGCTGTCCGCTGCACACAGTGAAGCGCAGATCGAAGGCCTGTTACGGGCGCTGGTGAGCGCGCTCCGCTCGGTGGAGGTGACGGCGTGA
- a CDS encoding serine/threonine protein kinase, protein MTESSHPYDALTPDRVIDCVESVGLLSDARIFPLNSYENRVYQVGIDEAQPLIAKFYRPGRWSDEQIIEEHQFALELAEAEIPVVAPLVFDGTTLLEAHGFRFALFPRRGGHQIELDNFEHLEQVGTMLGRIHAIGAARPFSHRPDLNLKHFAIDSRELILAGDFLPRENVEAYATTTAHIIERITPVLEQTWSTLRLHGDCHSGNFLWRDKTPWFVDLDDCLQGPAIQDIWMLISGDRAEATAYLDTVVEGYETFYSFDPAQLQLVEPLRCLRQMHHAAWLARRWQDPAFPKAFPWFNTPRYWAEHILALREQLSALQEPPLTLGAI, encoded by the coding sequence ATGACCGAATCGTCACATCCTTATGACGCGCTCACCCCGGACCGGGTGATCGACTGCGTGGAGAGCGTCGGCCTGCTCTCGGACGCGCGCATATTTCCCCTCAACAGTTACGAAAACCGCGTCTACCAGGTGGGTATCGACGAGGCGCAACCGCTGATCGCCAAGTTCTACCGCCCCGGGCGCTGGAGCGACGAGCAGATCATCGAGGAACACCAGTTCGCACTGGAACTGGCAGAAGCGGAAATTCCCGTGGTGGCACCACTGGTATTTGACGGCACCACCCTGCTGGAAGCCCATGGCTTTCGCTTCGCACTGTTTCCCCGCCGCGGCGGCCACCAGATCGAGCTGGATAATTTCGAGCACCTGGAACAGGTGGGCACCATGCTCGGCCGCATTCACGCCATCGGTGCCGCGCGCCCCTTCAGCCATCGCCCCGACCTGAACCTGAAACACTTTGCGATCGACAGCCGCGAGCTGATTCTGGCGGGTGATTTTCTACCGCGGGAGAATGTTGAGGCCTACGCGACCACCACCGCCCATATCATCGAGCGGATAACCCCGGTACTGGAGCAAACCTGGTCCACCCTGCGGCTGCACGGTGACTGCCATAGCGGCAACTTCCTGTGGCGGGATAAAACCCCCTGGTTTGTCGATCTGGACGACTGTCTGCAGGGGCCGGCGATCCAGGATATCTGGATGCTGATTTCCGGCGACCGCGCCGAGGCAACCGCCTATCTGGATACGGTGGTGGAAGGCTATGAAACCTTCTACTCTTTCGACCCCGCCCAGCTGCAATTGGTGGAACCACTTCGCTGCCTGCGGCAGATGCACCACGCGGCCTGGCTGGCGCGGCGCTGGCAGGATCCGGCGTTTCCCAAGGCCTTTCCCTGGTTCAACACACCGCGCTACTGGGCAGAACATATCCTGGCACTGCGGGAACAATTATCGGCCCTGCAGGAGCCGCCGCTGACACTGGGCGCCATATAA
- a CDS encoding beta-ketoacyl-ACP synthase III, translated as MSEYKMPRGIVISGTGLWTPPDAISNEELVQALNSYAEKYNRENADAIESGELQAKPFSSAEFIEKASGIKSRFVVSKEGILDPERMRPYLPERADEELCLQAEMGLKAAKLALEKANKKPEDIDAVIVGASYLQRSYPAIAIEIQGALGIDGFAFDMEVACSSATFSLQRAVDAVSSGSAKAVLVINPELASPQVDYTDRDSHFIFGDVAVASVVERKENCNADSAWEILGTKAKTVFSNNIRSNFSYTARAADVDPFGEGKLFRQNGRKVFKEVCPMAAEHLESQVQELGMTPANIDRWWLHQANINMNQLIAKKLMGDDASIERAPIVLDRYANTACAGSVIAFNLHSDDLPVGSKGVICSFGAGYSIGSLALEKVAV; from the coding sequence ATGAGTGAATACAAGATGCCCCGCGGGATTGTAATCAGCGGCACTGGCCTGTGGACGCCTCCGGACGCCATCAGTAACGAAGAGCTGGTACAAGCGCTCAACAGCTACGCGGAGAAATACAACCGCGAAAATGCCGACGCCATCGAATCCGGCGAATTGCAGGCAAAGCCTTTCTCCTCCGCGGAGTTCATCGAAAAAGCCTCCGGCATCAAAAGCCGCTTCGTTGTCAGCAAGGAGGGGATTCTCGACCCCGAGCGCATGCGCCCCTATCTGCCAGAGCGCGCCGACGAGGAGCTGTGCCTGCAGGCGGAAATGGGTCTGAAAGCGGCCAAGCTGGCGCTGGAAAAAGCCAACAAGAAGCCCGAAGACATCGATGCGGTGATCGTCGGCGCTTCTTACCTGCAGCGTTCCTATCCCGCCATCGCCATTGAAATCCAGGGTGCGCTGGGCATCGACGGCTTCGCCTTCGATATGGAAGTAGCCTGTTCGTCCGCCACCTTTTCCCTGCAGCGCGCGGTAGACGCGGTGAGCTCCGGCTCCGCCAAAGCGGTACTGGTCATCAACCCGGAACTGGCGTCACCCCAGGTGGATTACACCGATCGCGACAGCCACTTTATTTTCGGGGATGTCGCGGTAGCTTCAGTGGTCGAGCGCAAGGAAAACTGCAACGCGGACAGTGCCTGGGAAATTCTCGGCACCAAGGCGAAAACCGTCTTCTCCAACAATATCCGCTCCAACTTCAGCTACACCGCCCGCGCCGCCGATGTGGATCCATTTGGCGAAGGCAAGCTGTTCCGCCAGAACGGTCGCAAGGTGTTCAAGGAAGTCTGCCCCATGGCCGCCGAACACCTGGAAAGCCAGGTTCAGGAGCTGGGCATGACTCCGGCGAATATCGATCGCTGGTGGCTGCATCAGGCCAATATCAATATGAACCAGTTGATCGCGAAAAAACTGATGGGCGACGACGCCAGTATCGAGCGCGCACCGATTGTGCTCGACCGCTACGCCAATACCGCCTGCGCGGGTTCGGTGATTGCGTTCAACCTGCATAGCGACGATCTGCCGGTGGGAAGCAAAGGAGTGATCTGCTCGTTTGGCGCGGGCTATTCCATTGGCAGCCTGGCGCTGGAAAAAGTCGCGGTCTGA
- a CDS encoding GNAT family N-acetyltransferase: MKYSLSAKNLVCRNLENKAGYAADLLNPKQSKEITGLLRTDSGLLSIRFNQVVSNTVMQPRILQRFVVDYFRERHSPFSLWHCANKPLDDEALRELQLVRQAPQIAVAAEIKQLAVEEKSVEGLELKTATTADELLAFGDLIAEMQENTRESAQIKKFYRHLSELPEHKHSRLKYYLGIYQGKPVATGCLFSSADALGFYDLGTLPAYRGRGIGSAMVQYLVSEVMHSHHKHAVALVGEDQQDLWLNAGFYAVGEVARYDFTPERGSAHMTNGEGGDQEDGRESA; the protein is encoded by the coding sequence ATGAAATACAGTCTCAGCGCGAAAAATCTGGTCTGCCGTAACCTGGAAAACAAAGCCGGATACGCCGCGGATCTGCTCAACCCCAAACAGAGCAAAGAAATCACCGGCCTGCTGCGCACCGACAGCGGCCTGCTCTCCATCCGCTTCAACCAGGTGGTCAGCAACACCGTGATGCAACCGCGGATTCTGCAGCGCTTTGTGGTGGACTACTTCCGCGAGCGCCACAGCCCCTTTTCCCTGTGGCACTGCGCCAACAAACCCCTGGATGACGAGGCACTGCGCGAACTGCAGCTGGTACGCCAGGCGCCACAGATAGCGGTGGCAGCGGAAATCAAACAGCTGGCGGTGGAAGAAAAAAGCGTTGAGGGACTGGAGCTCAAGACCGCAACTACCGCAGACGAGTTGCTCGCCTTCGGTGACCTGATCGCGGAAATGCAGGAAAACACCCGCGAAAGTGCCCAGATCAAAAAATTCTACCGCCACCTGAGCGAGCTGCCGGAACACAAGCACAGCCGCCTAAAATACTACCTGGGCATCTATCAGGGTAAACCCGTCGCCACCGGCTGCCTGTTCTCCTCCGCAGATGCCCTGGGCTTCTATGACCTCGGCACCCTGCCCGCATACCGCGGTCGCGGCATAGGCAGCGCCATGGTGCAATACCTGGTCAGTGAAGTTATGCACAGCCATCACAAACACGCGGTGGCACTGGTGGGGGAAGATCAGCAGGACCTGTGGCTCAACGCCGGCTTCTACGCCGTCGGCGAAGTCGCACGCTACGACTTCACCCCCGAGCGCGGCAGTGCCCATATGACCAACGGCGAAGGCGGCGACCAGGAAGACGGACGCGAGAGCGCCTGA
- the bioB gene encoding biotin synthase BioB, with protein MPQATTYYGKVRHDWTRQQVLDLFALPFNDLLFTAQTVHRQHFDANRVQVSTLCSIKTGACPEDCSYCPQSARYDTGLEREKLMKVEAVVEEARAAKASGATRFCMGAAWRSPKKKDMPYVTQMVKEVKALGLETCMTLGMLTDEQAKGLAEAGLDYYNHNLDTSPEYYGDIITTRTYEDRLNTLANVRAAGMKVCAGGIIGLGEEEKDRAGLLMQLANLSEHPESVPINMLVKVAGTPLENNKDLDPFEFIRCIAVARIMMPKSHVRLSAGRESMNDEMQSLAFLAGANSIFYGEKLLTTGNPEANKDMQLFARLGIKPEEYQQYEDETAVEAGLQAQITEQQNNPFFYDAAKA; from the coding sequence ATGCCCCAGGCTACCACTTACTACGGCAAGGTCCGTCACGACTGGACTCGCCAGCAGGTACTCGATCTGTTCGCACTGCCGTTCAACGACCTGCTGTTTACCGCGCAGACGGTGCATCGCCAGCACTTCGACGCCAACCGGGTTCAGGTAAGTACCCTCTGCTCCATCAAAACCGGCGCCTGTCCCGAGGATTGCTCCTACTGCCCGCAGAGCGCCCGTTACGATACCGGTCTGGAGCGCGAGAAACTGATGAAGGTTGAAGCGGTTGTGGAGGAGGCCCGTGCGGCCAAAGCCAGCGGTGCCACCCGCTTCTGCATGGGCGCAGCCTGGCGCTCGCCGAAGAAGAAGGATATGCCTTACGTTACCCAGATGGTGAAAGAGGTGAAGGCGCTGGGGCTGGAGACCTGTATGACCCTCGGTATGCTCACCGATGAGCAGGCCAAGGGGCTGGCGGAAGCCGGCCTGGATTACTACAACCACAACCTGGATACCTCGCCGGAATACTACGGCGACATCATCACCACCCGCACCTACGAAGACCGTCTGAATACCCTGGCGAATGTGCGCGCGGCGGGCATGAAAGTCTGCGCCGGCGGCATTATCGGTCTGGGTGAAGAAGAGAAGGATCGCGCGGGCCTGCTGATGCAGCTGGCCAACCTCTCCGAACACCCGGAATCGGTGCCGATCAATATGCTGGTGAAGGTGGCTGGCACTCCGCTGGAAAACAACAAGGATCTGGATCCCTTTGAGTTTATCCGCTGCATCGCGGTGGCCCGCATCATGATGCCGAAGTCCCACGTGCGCCTGTCCGCCGGTCGCGAATCCATGAACGACGAAATGCAGTCGCTGGCATTCCTCGCCGGTGCCAATTCGATTTTCTACGGGGAAAAACTGCTGACGACCGGTAACCCGGAAGCCAACAAGGACATGCAGCTGTTTGCGCGTCTCGGTATCAAGCCGGAGGAGTACCAGCAATACGAAGATGAGACGGCGGTGGAGGCTGGACTGCAGGCGCAGATCACTGAGCAGCAAAACAATCCGTTTTTTTACGACGCCGCCAAGGCGTAA
- the cysE gene encoding serine O-acetyltransferase, with amino-acid sequence MENVKAKVTQDLIWEGIRRDVAVQVEREPILASFLHATILNHTTLESALSFHLANKLDSPVAPALLIREVIDEALAADPTIGAAARADLAAIEQRDSACHSLYEPFLFFKGYHALQAWRVAHWLWQQQRRSLSLFVQHRISVVFGVDIHPAAQLGQGILLDHATGIVIGETAVVEDNVSIMQSVTLGGTGKESGDRHPKVRCGVLIGAGSKILGNIEIGRCSQIASGSVVLKSVPEKSLVAGVPARVIGTASCEQPALSMDHSALSKVDQLR; translated from the coding sequence ATGGAAAATGTGAAGGCCAAAGTGACACAAGACCTTATCTGGGAAGGAATCCGCCGGGATGTGGCGGTGCAGGTGGAGCGGGAGCCGATTCTCGCGAGTTTTCTGCACGCCACCATCCTCAACCACACCACCCTGGAATCCGCGCTCAGCTTCCACCTGGCCAACAAACTGGACAGCCCGGTGGCACCGGCACTGTTGATTCGCGAGGTGATCGACGAGGCGCTGGCGGCGGACCCCACCATCGGTGCCGCAGCGCGCGCCGATCTCGCCGCCATCGAGCAGCGCGACAGCGCCTGTCACTCCCTCTACGAGCCCTTCCTGTTCTTCAAGGGTTACCACGCCCTGCAAGCCTGGCGCGTGGCCCACTGGCTGTGGCAACAGCAGCGCCGCTCGCTGTCGCTGTTTGTACAGCACCGGATCTCAGTGGTGTTCGGCGTGGACATCCACCCCGCAGCACAACTGGGGCAGGGCATACTGCTGGATCACGCCACCGGCATTGTCATCGGCGAAACCGCCGTGGTGGAAGACAATGTATCCATCATGCAATCGGTCACCCTCGGCGGCACCGGCAAAGAGTCCGGAGACCGCCACCCCAAGGTGCGCTGCGGGGTATTGATCGGCGCCGGCAGCAAGATCCTCGGCAATATCGAAATCGGTCGCTGCTCGCAGATCGCCTCCGGCAGTGTCGTGCTGAAATCGGTGCCGGAAAAATCCCTGGTGGCCGGTGTGCCCGCCAGGGTCATCGGCACCGCCAGTTGTGAACAACCTGCGCTGTCCATGGATCACAGTGCCCTTTCCAAGGTGGATCAATTGCGCTGA
- the bioC gene encoding malonyl-ACP O-methyltransferase BioC, whose protein sequence is MISAFGEMTGEIKNIALIHGWGGDSRSWQPLLKELKGSSNVVNNAVNIELPGFGSRTQEPWPDTETLLAQLETQLPENCLLLGWSLGGMLAVRLAAASKKVRALVTIATNGSFVAREDWPGMAEEIFAEFCRAQRAMPEKNWQRFCGLEARGDSEMRGLLKTLKGWQPSSVPESWSQALECLGNLDNREILSAIAVPALHILGEGDALVPVAAASKLESRCGLEKTRAVKVIAGTGHCPHLSRPREIATLISEFIRPEIAESAPLEKSSVARAFGRAAQTYDAAAYLQRAVCRELLNRAGEGWSPQRILDLGSGTGYGCELLRKRFPDAQIIALDLAPEMLAYAREHRPLSNAYVAADAEQLPLADNSFDLVFSSFALQWCYRLPQLFAEIRRVMAPAGNALISTLVPGTLKELENSWAAVDGNVHVNRFLPAEDWRAACVANQLECLVGAEQRALHFDNVKTLMRELKSIGAHNVNREAGKGLLSRSKLRKLTDAYEQQRTAAGLPATYQVLYLQLAQRQSNAAELDTAVSG, encoded by the coding sequence GTGATCAGTGCTTTTGGCGAAATGACCGGCGAAATTAAAAACATCGCACTTATTCACGGCTGGGGTGGTGATTCTCGCAGCTGGCAACCGTTGCTGAAGGAACTGAAGGGCTCTAGCAACGTAGTGAATAACGCGGTGAATATTGAACTGCCGGGCTTTGGTTCACGCACGCAGGAACCCTGGCCGGATACCGAAACGCTGCTGGCCCAACTGGAAACACAACTGCCAGAGAACTGCCTGCTGCTGGGCTGGTCTCTGGGGGGCATGCTGGCGGTACGGCTTGCCGCCGCCAGTAAAAAAGTTCGCGCTCTGGTCACCATCGCGACTAACGGCAGTTTCGTCGCACGCGAAGACTGGCCGGGAATGGCGGAAGAGATTTTTGCCGAATTCTGCCGCGCCCAGCGCGCAATGCCGGAAAAAAATTGGCAGCGATTCTGTGGCCTCGAAGCGCGCGGTGATTCCGAGATGCGCGGGCTGTTAAAAACCCTGAAAGGGTGGCAACCATCGTCCGTGCCGGAAAGCTGGAGTCAGGCGCTGGAGTGTCTCGGTAACCTGGATAACCGAGAAATATTGTCCGCAATTGCTGTGCCGGCTCTGCATATTCTGGGTGAAGGCGATGCGCTGGTGCCGGTGGCGGCCGCCAGCAAACTTGAATCCCGCTGCGGCCTGGAAAAAACACGTGCGGTAAAAGTTATTGCCGGGACTGGTCACTGTCCGCACCTGAGCCGCCCGCGGGAAATCGCCACGCTGATTTCGGAATTTATTCGGCCAGAAATTGCGGAATCAGCACCGTTGGAAAAGTCCTCCGTAGCCCGAGCCTTTGGGCGCGCCGCTCAGACTTATGATGCCGCCGCATATCTGCAAAGAGCGGTGTGCCGCGAACTGCTCAATCGTGCAGGCGAAGGCTGGTCGCCGCAGCGGATTCTCGATCTCGGTAGCGGTACCGGCTATGGCTGCGAGCTGTTGCGCAAACGCTTTCCCGATGCACAAATCATTGCGCTGGACCTCGCGCCGGAAATGCTGGCATACGCCCGCGAACATCGCCCGCTCAGTAATGCCTATGTGGCCGCAGATGCGGAGCAGTTGCCGCTGGCGGACAACAGCTTTGATCTGGTGTTTTCCAGCTTTGCCCTGCAGTGGTGTTATCGACTGCCGCAACTGTTTGCCGAAATCCGTCGTGTGATGGCGCCTGCAGGCAATGCACTGATTTCCACTCTGGTACCGGGGACTTTGAAAGAACTGGAAAACAGCTGGGCGGCGGTGGACGGCAACGTGCATGTCAATCGCTTCCTGCCTGCTGAAGATTGGCGCGCAGCCTGTGTCGCCAACCAGTTGGAGTGTCTGGTGGGCGCGGAACAGCGCGCGCTGCATTTCGATAACGTCAAAACCCTGATGCGTGAACTGAAAAGCATCGGCGCCCACAACGTCAATCGCGAAGCCGGCAAAGGTTTGTTGAGCCGGTCAAAACTGCGCAAACTCACCGATGCTTACGAACAGCAACGCACGGCGGCGGGGCTGCCGGCGACCTATCAGGTACTGTATTTGCAGCTGGCGCAGCGCCAGTCTAATGCGGCGGAACTGGATACCGCGGTATCCGGTTAA
- a CDS encoding tetratricopeptide repeat protein, with protein sequence MATLCFGEFELDSASKRLRRRGRVVAIQEQPLRLLLLLLADPGALVTRERVYSEFWPEDTSGILDDNLNTLVRKLRQALNDSARSSRFIETVPRQGYRFIAPVTSNSTSPDSARPDIAHRESASVMAQTPTHRRRRWIGAGGFALIVVALFFLPQGNPFHTGKVSEKQFESVAVLPFVNASDDYQRDYFSDGLADDILNRLSGFPGLRVVSRTSSFSLQQSGLDARGIGKILATDALVEGSVRRDGEQLRINVRLIDTSNGYQLWSQSYQRELTDIFSVQEDIALEVASTLAGKLHSGPDASWQSVKILPAAYDHYLKGRFYWHKRTERDLNAAVENFEQAIALAPEYSPAWAGLADALAVLGFYDYLPPSQAFTRARGAARRTLQLDPSNASAEANLGYVALYYDWDLAEAEARFIQAIAFRPDSSKAHQWYANLLVAAGRFEEAERQMRRATELDPLSLIANAALGWVLYHAGSHQAALEQLALAQELNPDFELVYLWRGWTLEAMGDFSGAVAALRENVRRSGGSAIGVASLARVLALNGEQEEARALLNGLETQGGYLPSYEMAKAYLALDGPEAAQHWLQKAYDQRSHSLVFLGVDPQLASIRNRDSYRKLVAQVMPHR encoded by the coding sequence ATGGCGACTTTGTGTTTCGGAGAATTTGAACTCGACAGTGCATCCAAGCGCCTGCGGCGCCGCGGCAGAGTGGTGGCGATTCAGGAGCAGCCGCTGCGTCTGTTGCTTTTGCTACTGGCCGATCCCGGCGCGCTGGTGACCAGGGAGCGGGTGTACAGCGAATTCTGGCCGGAAGACACCAGCGGCATCCTCGACGACAATCTCAACACCCTGGTGCGAAAGTTGCGCCAGGCGCTCAACGACTCCGCGCGCAGCTCGCGCTTTATCGAAACGGTGCCCAGGCAGGGGTATCGGTTTATTGCGCCGGTAACCAGCAACAGCACTTCACCGGATAGCGCGCGACCAGATATCGCCCACCGCGAGTCTGCATCTGTAATGGCACAGACTCCCACTCATCGCCGCCGGCGATGGATCGGCGCCGGTGGATTTGCCCTTATTGTCGTTGCACTCTTTTTCCTGCCTCAGGGGAATCCCTTCCACACCGGCAAGGTATCCGAAAAGCAGTTTGAATCGGTTGCCGTGTTGCCTTTCGTTAACGCCAGTGACGATTACCAGCGGGACTATTTCAGTGACGGCCTCGCGGATGACATCCTGAATCGCTTGTCCGGGTTTCCGGGGCTGCGCGTCGTTTCCAGAACCTCGTCTTTTTCCCTGCAGCAATCGGGTCTGGACGCGCGTGGTATTGGCAAAATTCTGGCAACGGACGCACTGGTGGAAGGCAGCGTGCGCCGGGATGGCGAGCAGTTGCGTATCAATGTGCGTCTTATCGATACCAGCAATGGCTACCAGCTGTGGTCACAAAGTTATCAGCGGGAGCTGACCGATATTTTTTCGGTACAGGAAGATATCGCGCTGGAAGTCGCCAGCACGCTGGCAGGCAAGTTACACAGCGGGCCGGATGCCAGTTGGCAATCCGTTAAAATTTTACCGGCCGCCTACGACCACTATCTCAAAGGGCGTTTTTACTGGCACAAACGCACGGAAAGAGACCTCAACGCAGCGGTAGAAAATTTTGAGCAGGCCATCGCCCTCGCCCCGGAATACTCTCCCGCCTGGGCGGGGCTGGCAGATGCACTGGCGGTGTTGGGCTTTTACGATTATCTGCCGCCCTCGCAAGCGTTTACCCGCGCGCGGGGTGCCGCCCGCCGCACTTTGCAACTCGATCCCAGCAACGCCTCGGCCGAGGCCAATCTCGGTTATGTGGCGCTGTATTACGATTGGGATCTGGCGGAGGCGGAAGCTCGCTTTATTCAGGCGATCGCGTTCAGACCCGATTCGTCCAAGGCCCATCAGTGGTATGCGAATCTTCTGGTGGCGGCCGGGCGCTTTGAGGAGGCGGAGCGGCAAATGCGCCGGGCGACGGAACTGGATCCCCTGTCCCTGATCGCCAATGCGGCGCTGGGGTGGGTTCTGTACCACGCGGGATCTCATCAGGCGGCGCTTGAACAGCTGGCCCTGGCGCAGGAACTGAACCCGGATTTTGAGCTGGTATATCTGTGGCGAGGCTGGACGCTGGAGGCGATGGGGGATTTTTCCGGCGCGGTTGCAGCCTTGCGTGAAAACGTCCGTCGCTCCGGCGGCAGCGCCATTGGCGTGGCGTCACTGGCGCGGGTGCTGGCGTTAAACGGGGAGCAGGAGGAAGCCCGTGCGCTACTGAACGGGCTCGAAACACAGGGGGGCTACCTGCCCTCCTATGAAATGGCCAAGGCCTATCTGGCACTGGACGGCCCGGAGGCCGCACAGCACTGGCTGCAAAAAGCCTATGACCAGCGCTCCCACTCCCTGGTGTTTTTGGGCGTGGACCCGCAACTGGCGAGCATCCGTAACCGTGACAGCTATCGAAAGCTGGTGGCGCAGGTCATGCCCCACCGCTAG